A single region of the Vicia villosa cultivar HV-30 ecotype Madison, WI linkage group LG4, Vvil1.0, whole genome shotgun sequence genome encodes:
- the LOC131597254 gene encoding uncharacterized protein LOC131597254 — VVWTEDCQKAFDSIKEYLLEPPILIPPVEGRPLIMYLTVLEESMGCMLGQQDETGKKEHAIYYLSKKFTDCESRYSMLEKTCCALAWASKRLRQYMINNTTWLISKMDPIKYVFEKPALTGRIARWQMLLSEYDIEYHAQKAVKGSILADHLAHQPINEYQSLKFDFPDEDIMYLKMKDCDEPLPEEGPEPGSRWGLIFDGAVNAFGNGIGAIIITPKGTHIPFSARLLFDCTNNIAEYEACIMGLEEAIDLRIKILDIYGDSALVINQIKDKWETYHPGLIPYRDYARRLLTFFNKVELHHIPRDQNRMADALATLSSMFKVNHWNDVPKVRITRLERPAYVFATEAVIDDKPWFHDIKRFLQTQEYPLGASNKDKKTLRRLSGSFFLNGDVLYKRNFDMVLLRCVDRHEDLNSSCASSCLSKREARTS; from the coding sequence gttgtatggactgaagattgccagaaagcgttcgacagtatcaaagagtacctgttagaaccaccaatattgattcctccagttgaaggaagaccattaatcatgtaccttactgtgttagaagaatccatgggctgtatgcttggacagcaagatgaaactggtaagaaggagcatgccatctattacctgagtaagaaattcacagactgtgagtctcgttactccatgctcgaaaaaacatgttgtgctttggcttgggcttcaaaacgtctccgccaatacatgatcaacaatactacttggttaatctccaaaatggatccgatcaagtatgtctttgaaaagcctgccttaacaggaaggattgcccgatggcaaatgctgttatctgagtatgacattgagtaccatgctcaaaaagcggtcaaaggaagcattctcgccgatcatttggcgcatcaaccaattaatgaatatcaatctctcaagtttgactttcctgacgaagatatcatgtacttgaagatgaaagattgtgacgaaccgttacctgaagaaggtcctgagcctggatcaagatggggcctaatttttgatggagcagtaaacgcttttggcaatggaattggggcaatcatcatcactcccaagggtactcatatcccgttctccgccagattgctatttgattgtaccaacaacatcgcagaatatgaagcttgtatcatgggtctcgaagaagccattgacttaaggatcaagatcctcgacatatatggagattcagcccttgtgatcaaccaaatcaaagacaagtgggaaacttatcaccctggtttgattccttacagagattatgcaagacgtctgttgactttcttcaacaaggttgaattgcatcatatacctcgagatcagaatcgaatggcagacgccttggctactctatcttccatgttcaaagtcaatcactggaatgatgtgcctaaagtcagaatcacgcgccttgaaaggcccgcctatgtgtttgcaactgaagcagtcatcgatgataaaccgtggttccacgatatcaaacgcttccttcaaactcaagagtacccacttggggcatcaaacaaagacaagaagactctaaggagactttctggcagtttcttcctgaacggagatgtgctatacaaaagaaatttcgacatggttttgctcagatgcgtggacagacacgaa